One Engystomops pustulosus chromosome 7, aEngPut4.maternal, whole genome shotgun sequence DNA window includes the following coding sequences:
- the S100A13 gene encoding protein S100-A13, giving the protein MASSQQTELEAAIVTIVKCFFEHSKAEGKKETLSVSEFKSLSTKELPNLMKDVSLEDKMKELDINQDNELKFNEFWRLVGELGKQVKRELKPKK; this is encoded by the exons ATGGCGTCGTCACAACAGACGGAACTGGAAGCCGCCATCGTCACCATCGTGAAATGCTTCTTTGAACACTCAAAAGCGGAGGGCAAGAAGGAGACGCTAAGTGTCAGCGAATTCAAGAGTCTCTCTACCAAAGAGCTGCCAAATCTTATGAAG GACGTCTCCCTGGAGGACAAGATGAAGGAGCTCGACATAAACCAGGACAACGAGCTGAAGTTCAATGAGTTCTGGCGGCTGGTGGGCGAACTGGGCAAACAAGTGAAGAGGGAGCTGAAGCCCAAGAAATAG
- the S100A1 gene encoding protein S100-A1: MSSQLEGAMETLINVFHTYSAREGDKHKLSRRELKDLLQNELGEYLETQKDAGTVDKIMKELDENGDGEVDFQEFVILVASLTVACNTFFCESS; the protein is encoded by the exons ATGTCTTCACAGCTGGAAGGAGCCATGGAGACACTAATCAACGTTTTCCACACATACTCGGCTCGGGAAGGTGACAAGCACAAGTTGAGTCGAAGAGAGCTGAAGGATCTACTACAGAATGAACTTGGGGAGTACCTAGAG ACCCAGAAAGACGCCGGCACGGTGGACAAGATCATGAAAGAATTGGATGAGAATGGCGATGGAGAGGTGGACTTTCAAGAGTTTGTCATCCTGGTGGCTTCATTGACCGTAGCATGTAACACATTCTTCTGTGAGAGCAGTTGA